In Silene latifolia isolate original U9 population chromosome 3, ASM4854445v1, whole genome shotgun sequence, a single window of DNA contains:
- the LOC141648999 gene encoding protein FAR-RED IMPAIRED RESPONSE 1-like translates to MNKVPTKYGVIREDYIVFIKKINAVIWDEDIEAAELDARWEEIGEEHGLNNIDWFKEMFSKRNQWVMEHCRDLEMGAVMRTTQRSGSENSFFKRFEGKLGTLLEFLLRFKSAIDQQRHTHKKLDNEDKHTSPKMETHLALEAHAAKVYTHKVFKEFQEEAKYSIDTCKSRGFAEINSLEVTTLRIKQVAAAECLKGKEFCAAEEIDIIDAKQISMSKMWSEVHQTVGILMGRSKKVVDSFSSLVREFKEKLAPLGSQMSKEQQMVALIGCSTTQEVTIFPPKKSKNKGSGKRLLSSKTKAIALAMKPKPKRMCKNCKQLANHDKRNCPNPFEQHPPTPPASGASFGEESKAEEEEEEEEEE, encoded by the exons atgaacaaaGTGCCTACTAAGTATGGGGTGATAAGAGAAGATTATATTGTATTTATAAAGAAAATAAATGCCGTTATATGGGATGAGGACATTGAAGCTGCAGAACTCGATGCCAGATGGGAAGAGATAGGCGAAGAACATGGACTCAATAACATTGACTGGTTTAAAGAAATGTTCTCGAAAAGGAACCAGTGGGTAATGGAACATTGCAGGGACCTAGAGATGGGAGCTGTTATGAGGACGACCCAAAGATCAGGGAGTGAAAATAGTTTTTTTAAAAGATTTGAGGGCAAATTAGGTACATTGCTTGAGTTTTTGCTGCGTTTTAAGAGTGCTATAGACCAACAACGGCATACACATAAGAAGCTTGACAACGAAGACAAGCACACTTCTCCTAAAATGGAGACGCATTTGGCTCTTGAGGCTCACGCTGCAAAGGTGTACACTCATAAAGTTTTTAAGGAGTTCCAAGAGGAGGCCAAGTATTCGATCGATACATGTAAGAGTAGAGGTTTTGCCGAAATCAACTCTTTAGAGGTGACTACT TTACGTATAAAGCAAGTTGCAGCTGCAGAATGCTTGAAAGGAAAGGAATTCTGTGCAG CCGAAGAGATTGATATAATAGATGCCAAACAGATTTCCATGTCAAAAATGTGGTCCGAGGTACACCAGACGGTTGGGATACTGATGGGAAGAAGCAAGAAAGTAGTTGACAGCTTTTCGTCTCTGGTAAGAGAGTTTAAGGAAAAACTGGCACCATTAGGTTCACAAATGAGTAAAGAACAACAAATGGTTGCGCTTATTGGGTGTTCTACTACTCAGGAAGTAACTATATTTCCACCAAAGAAATCGAAAAATAAGGGAAGTGGAAAGAGACTCTTGTCGAGTAAGACTAAAGCAATAGCCTTGGCGATGAAGCCGAAGCCGAAGCGCATGTGTAAAAATTGCAAACAATTAGCGAATCACGACAAGAGGAATTGTCCTAACCCTTTTGAACAGCACCCACCTACTCCACCAGCATCTGGGGCATCATTTGGGGAAGAATCAAaagcagaagaagaagaagaagaagaagaagaagagtaa